From one Rhineura floridana isolate rRhiFlo1 chromosome 4, rRhiFlo1.hap2, whole genome shotgun sequence genomic stretch:
- the MEA1 gene encoding male-enhanced antigen 1: MALEPVVTQRMGPERICPNEHEELGLQETPDETPEPAGEWSSEEPEEEEEDGSNGYLYQPLNQDPDQGTTAVEGTEPSTEPIPDINERLQAMRLHLPDPPVDSDDDDEGSAAQHSRSSIPMDPEHVELVKKTMAGIKLPILGIPAWANEISDDQWQDMVQRTLQARQNQSSPKPEWK, encoded by the exons ATGGCCTTGGAGCCAGTGGTTACACAGAGAATGGGGCCAGAGAGAATCTGTCCAAATGAGCATGAAGAGCTGGGGCTGCAAGAGACACCTGATGAAACCCCTGAACCTGCTGGGGAGTGGAGTAGTGAAGAacctgaagaggaggaagaagatggtAGCAATGGCTACTTGTACCAGCCACTGAACCAAGATCCGGAtcagggaacaacagcagttgaaggaaCAGAACCCAGCACAGAGCCAATCCCCGATATCAATGAGCGACTTCAG GCAATGAGACTGCACCTGCCTGACCCTCCTGTGGAcagcgatgatgatgatgagggaTCTGCAGCTCAACACAGTCGCAGCTCTATCCCTATGGATCCAG AACATGTGGAGTTGGTGAAAAAGACTATGGCTGGAATCAAGCTCCCCATACTGGGAATCCCTGCATGGGCCAATGAGATCTCGGATGACCAATGGCAGGATATGGTGCAGCGAACACTGCAAGCCCGGCAGAATCAGAGTAGCCCTAAGCCAGAATGGAAATGA